A genomic window from Gallus gallus isolate bGalGal1 chromosome 33, bGalGal1.mat.broiler.GRCg7b, whole genome shotgun sequence includes:
- the LOC121108007 gene encoding olfactory receptor 14A16-like, whose product HTPMYFFLLNLALLDLGCISTTLPKAMANALWHTRHISYAGCAAQVFLFAFLLSAEYSVLTIMSYDRYVAICKPLHYGTLLGSRACATMAAAAWGTGVLNSLLHTANTFSLPLCQGNAVDQFFCEIPQILKLSCSKSYLMEVGLIVINALVFFGCFAFILFSYVQIFRAVLRMPSEHGRHKAFSTCLPHLAVVSLFVSTVVFAHLKPFSISLPSLDLVLALLYSVVPPTLNPIIYSMRNQDIKHAISKVLQNALFQVQ is encoded by the coding sequence cacacccctatgtacttcttcctcctcaacctcgccctcctcgacctgggctgcatctccaccactctccccaaagccatggccaatgccctctggcacaccaggcacatctcctacgcaggatgtgctgcacaggtctttctgtttgcctttctgCTATCCGCAGAATATTCCGTTCTCACCATCATGTCatatgaccgctacgttgctatctgcaagcccctgcactacgggaccctgctgggcagcagagcttgtgccaccatggcagcgGCTGCCTGGGGCACGGGGGTCcttaattccctgctgcacactgccaatacattttccctgcctctgtgccaaggcaatgctgtggatcagttcttctgtgaaatcccccagatcctcaagctctcctgctcaaaatccTATCTCATGGAAGTTGGGCTTATTGTGATCAATGCCCTTGTGTTCTttgggtgttttgctttcattctcttctcttatgtgcagatcttcagggctgtgctgaggatgccctctgagcacggacggcacaaagccttctccacgtgcctccctcacctggctgtggtcTCCCTGTTTGTCAGCACTGTCGTGTTTGCCCACCTGAAGCCCTTCTCTATTTCCctcccatccctggacctggtgctTGCACTTCTGTACTCTGTGGTTCCTCCAACACTGAACCCCattatctacagcatgaggaaccaggacaTCAAGCATGCCATCAGCAAAGTGTTGCAAAATGCACTATTCCAGGTTCAATAA
- the LOC121108008 gene encoding olfactory receptor 14J1-like, translated as MPNSSSISEFLLLALADTRQLQLLHFWLLLGIYLAALLGNGLISTAVACDHRLHSPMYFFLLNLALLDLGCISTTLPKAMANALWHTRHISYAGCAAQLFFFVFFLAAEFSLLTIMSYDRYIAICKPLHYGTLLGSRACATIAAAAWGTGALNSLLHTANTFSLPLCQGNAVDQFFCEIPHILKLSCSDAYLREIFVLVVSASLSSGCFVFILFSYVQIFRAVLRIPSEQGRHKAFSTCLPHLAVVTLFLSTAFFANLRPPSLSSQSLDLTMAVLYSVVPPTLNPLIYSMRNQELKVALGKMVAWTHFSRDKLISL; from the coding sequence atgcccaacagcagctccatcagcgagttcctcctcctggcgttggcagacacgcggcagctgcagctcctgcacttctggctcttgctgggcatctacctggctgccctcctgggcaacggcctcatcagcacagccgtagcctgcgaccaccgcctgcacagccccatgtacttcttcctcctcaacctcgccctcctcgacctgggctgcatctccaccactctccccaaagccatggccaatgccctctggcacaccaggcacatctcctacgcaggatgtgctgcacagctctttttctttgttttcttcctcgCAGCAGAAttttcccttctcaccatcatgtcctatgaccgctacattgccatctgcaagcccctgcactacgggaccctgctgggcagcagagcttgtgccaccatagcagcagctgcctggggcactggggcccttaattccctgctgcacactgccaacacattttccctgcctctgtgccaaggcaatgctgtggatcagttcttctgtgaaatcccccacatcctcaagcttTCCTGCTCAGATGCCTACCTCAGAGAAATTTTTGTTCTTGTGGTCAGTGCTTCTTTATCAtctgggtgttttgttttcattcttttctcctatgtgcagatcttcagggccgtgctgcggataccctctgagcagggacggcacaaagccttctccacgtgcctccctcacctggctgtggtcACCCTTTTTCTCAGCACTGCCTTTTTTGCCAATCTGAGGCCcccctctctttcctcccaATCCCTGGATCTGACGATGGCAGTTCTGTATTCGGTGGTGCCTCCAACcctgaaccccctcatctacagcatgaggaaccaggagctcaaagTTGCATTGGGGAAAATGGTAGCATGGACTCATTTCAGCAGAGATAAACTTATCTCTCTCTAA